In Chloroflexota bacterium, the genomic window AAAACTGTCAAAAGGGGTATTCTAGGGCGTAGCCCCATAATACCCCTTTTGACAGAATTGCGTTGTTAACGTTTGCGTTTTGCGCCTAATATGGGAATATCGGCAAGCAGGCGTTGTTGGCGGCCATCATTGTTGATTTCTACGCTTACCGTATCGGTTTCAATATCGATATGGCGCGAGAGAACTTCAATAATTTCATCTTTGATGGTTTCCAGCACGCTGCTCGAAAGGTTGGTGCGATCATGGATCAGCACCAATTGCAAGCGTTCTTTGGCCTGATTGGCGCTTTTGCGATTCCGTCCCGCGAGGCGGGCCATGAAATTACTCATTTCTGCCTCCCGCTGAGAATAACTTCCCAATTTGTTTGAAGAATCCGCCCTGATCGTTCAGATCCAAAAATGGCACGTTTTCGCCCATCACGCGGCGGGCAATATTTTGCAGGGCTTGTCCGGCTTGTGATTTTCCGTCTAATACAATCGGAAGGCCGCGGTTGGTGCTGACGATTACATTGCTATCTTCGGGGATGATGCCAATCAACTCAATCGCCAGTAATTCGACAATATCTGTGGTGCTAATCATATCGCCGCGGTCTACCATAACGGGGTTTATGCGGTTGATGATGAGTTGAGCCGGGCCTTTTTCTTCGGCTTCAGTGATCCCGATAATACGGTCGGCGTCGCGCACGGCTGAGACCTCGGGGTTGGTGACGACGAAAACCCGATCTGCGGGCGCGAGGGCGTTGCGGAAACCGCGCTCGATTCCTGCG contains:
- the minD gene encoding septum site-determining protein MinD codes for the protein MAAKVLTVTSGKGGVGKTTITANLGAALASHNQKVVCIDGDIGLRNLDVVLGLENRIVYDIVDVVEGRCKLRQAMIRDKRIEGLFLIPAAQTRDKTAVSPSDMVRICDELRPDYDWVIIDSPAGIERGFRNALAPADRVFVVTNPEVSAVRDADRIIGITEAEEKGPAQLIINRINPVMVDRGDMISTTDIVELLAIELIGIIPEDSNVIVSTNRGLPIVLDGKSQAGQALQNIARRVMGENVPFLDLNDQGGFFKQIGKLFSAGGRNE
- the minE gene encoding cell division topological specificity factor MinE, with product MSNFMARLAGRNRKSANQAKERLQLVLIHDRTNLSSSVLETIKDEIIEVLSRHIDIETDTVSVEINNDGRQQRLLADIPILGAKRKR